One Ancylobacter novellus DSM 506 genomic window, CTGCGCGCTGTTCGACAACGGCGCCTTCCTCAATCTGCGGGGCATCAACCTGATGCCCTATTCGCTGCCCGACGAGATGCACTCCATCCGCTTCTGGGTCGAGCCGCACCGCATCGTCTCGGTGCGCAAGCGCTCGCTCTCGGCGGTGGGGGATTTCGAGGACGCCATCCAGCGCGGGCGGGCGCCGCGCACGCCGGGCGAGTTCGTCGCCGATCTCTCCATGCGCCTCGTCGACCGCATGGATACGGTGATCACCGCGCTCGCGGAACAAGCGGACGAGATCGAGGAGATGGTGCTGAGCGCCACGCTCTCCAATCTCAGCCCCAAGGTGTCGGAGGTGCGCCGCGTCGCCATCATCCTGCGCCGCTACATCGCCCCGCAGCGCGAGGCGCTGAACCATTTCTCGCTTGAAGATGCGGAGTGGCTCTCCCCGCGCGATCGCAACCGGCTGCGCGAGGCTGCCGATCGAGTGACACGGTTTGCCGAGGAGCTCGATTCCGTGCGCGACCGGGCGGCGGTGATCTACGACCAGATGGTGGAACGCCGCGCCGAGCAGATGAACCGCTCCATGCTGGTGCTCGCGGCGGTGACGGTCATCTTCGCGCCGCTGACGCTCATGACCGGCCTGATGGGCATGAATGTCGAGGGAATTCCCGGTGCCCAGGATCCGAACGGCTTCTGGGCGGTGACGGTGATGGCGGCGGCTCTGGGCGTCGGTCTCGTCGCCTGGCTACGGATGATCCGCTGGCTGTGAATTCAAATTCCTGCGCGCTCGAAAGCGGCTCTTTTCTTGCGCCTTCGGACGACTAGATTCGGTATCGGCGGACCGCCGCGCCTGTTGCGCCGGCCGCCGGAGGAACCCTACCATGAGGCGTTTGATCCTGGCCGGTCCTGGCGCGGCGATGGCGCTGGGCCTTGCCTTGGCTGCACTGGTCCCGGCGAGTCCGGCGGCGGCGTATGAGTTCACCGGCACTTTTCCGGGCGGCAATTGCCGGCAGATGGCGGCGACGATCCCGGGCGCGCAGCTCTGGTACGGCCATTTCACCGGGCGCCGTTACTCGCCGTGGAACTACAATTTCATCGAGGGTCGAACCGCCGATGGCTGCTTCCGCACCAAGGCGCAGTGCGACAACTGGCTCTACCAGTGGCGCTCGGCCTGGCAGCTCGATTTCTGGAACGACTATTGCGTGAAGGGCTGGCCGCCGGCACCGCGCGGCTGGGCTCCGCGCACCATGGTTCCCGGGCCCAAATAAGCAGAACGCCGCCGCCCGGTGGGGGCGACGGCGCGATGCACGAACTCGAAAGGCGTCAGACCGCCTTGGAATACAGCTCGGCGACGTAGTCCCAGTTCACCAGGCTATCGATGAAGGCCTTGAGATAGTCCGGGCGGCGGTTGCGGTAGTCGATGTAGTAGGAGTGCTCCCACACGTCGACGCCGAGGATCGGGGTCGCGCCGTGCACGAGCGGGTTCTCGCCGTTCGGGGTCTTGGTGATGACGAGCTTGCCGTCCTTGACCGCGAGCCAGGCCCAGCCGGAGCCGAACTGGGTCACGCCGGCCTGGGCGAAGTCTTCCTTGAACTTCTCGACCGAGCCGAGGTCCTCGACGATCTTCTTCTCGAGTTCGCCCGGTATCGCGCCGCCGCCATTCGGCTTCATCCACTTCCAGAAATGGATGTGGTTGTAGTGCTGGCCGGCATTGTTGAAGAGGCCGGCATTCTTGCCGTAGGAGCCCTTGACGATCTCCTCCAGCGACTTGCCTTCCCACTCGGTGCCCTTGAGCAGGTTGTTGCCGTTGGTCACGTAAGCCTGGTGGTGCTTGTCGTGATGATATTCGAGCGTCTCGCGCGACATGAAGGGAGCGAGCGCGTCATAGGCATAGGGAAGCTCGGGAAGCGTGAAGGACATCGAATCTGTCTCCGCGAAATGAAATCCGGCCGAACCCCGGCGCGGGTACTTCCAAGGTGCGCGAGCACCGCGAAAGATCGGCGTTGATTAGATAGGTCGGTCTTGATCGGCGGACAACCGAAAGCATCGCGCGCGGCCGATTTCTTCCCCCGCCTTCGCGCCGGCTGGACATCTGCGGCGCTGC contains:
- a CDS encoding superoxide dismutase; translated protein: MSFTLPELPYAYDALAPFMSRETLEYHHDKHHQAYVTNGNNLLKGTEWEGKSLEEIVKGSYGKNAGLFNNAGQHYNHIHFWKWMKPNGGGAIPGELEKKIVEDLGSVEKFKEDFAQAGVTQFGSGWAWLAVKDGKLVITKTPNGENPLVHGATPILGVDVWEHSYYIDYRNRRPDYLKAFIDSLVNWDYVAELYSKAV
- a CDS encoding zinc transporter ZntB, coding for MPDYDREGLVSAWTFDGAGGARRIGWDEIHGGPPAGRGFDWINLQQLDHRHERTWLADESGIDPSIVESLVAAETRPRCALFDNGAFLNLRGINLMPYSLPDEMHSIRFWVEPHRIVSVRKRSLSAVGDFEDAIQRGRAPRTPGEFVADLSMRLVDRMDTVITALAEQADEIEEMVLSATLSNLSPKVSEVRRVAIILRRYIAPQREALNHFSLEDAEWLSPRDRNRLREAADRVTRFAEELDSVRDRAAVIYDQMVERRAEQMNRSMLVLAAVTVIFAPLTLMTGLMGMNVEGIPGAQDPNGFWAVTVMAAALGVGLVAWLRMIRWL